From a region of the Apibacter sp. B3706 genome:
- the ribH gene encoding 6,7-dimethyl-8-ribityllumazine synthase, translating to MATTNLSIYNKENLPNAGAYRFGIVISDWNSEVTYNLHKGAVDTLLDLGAKESDIDSIFVPGSVELVYGATKLCNTKLYDAVIVIGCVIRGETAHFDYVCKTVTDGVTYLNTHMDTPVVFCVLTDDHVQQSLDRSGGKLGNKGVEAGVVAVRMAELKNK from the coding sequence ATGGCAACAACAAACTTATCTATCTATAATAAAGAAAATTTACCCAATGCCGGAGCCTATCGTTTCGGTATTGTTATTTCAGATTGGAATTCTGAAGTTACTTATAACTTACACAAAGGAGCTGTTGATACTTTACTTGATTTAGGTGCTAAAGAATCTGATATTGATTCTATATTCGTACCCGGATCTGTTGAATTAGTATACGGGGCAACCAAACTATGTAACACAAAGCTTTATGATGCAGTTATTGTAATAGGATGCGTTATAAGAGGCGAAACGGCTCATTTTGATTATGTATGTAAAACTGTTACGGATGGTGTTACGTATTTAAATACACACATGGATACACCTGTGGTATTTTGCGTACTTACGGATGATCATGTACAACAGTCTTTAGATCGTAGTGGTGGAAAATTAGGAAATAAAGGGGTAGAAGCCGGAGTAGTTGCAGTACGAATGGCTGAGTTAAAGAATAAGTAA
- a CDS encoding tetratricopeptide repeat protein: MSKHKGKHNYATKEILDSLNTSALDGEKFLQKYAKPIGIFFAIVIIAVLGYVIYDNYVVTPKNIEASDLLVDAQNLYDEGKTDQALGGKSSGVSGFIDIAEEYGSTKAGKFAHLYAGIAEFKKGNYQNALDHFNQFDTSDKDLKAVKYGAIADTYAELNNTDEALNYMTKAANESSNAATVYQFSKKAGILAMSLNQNEKALEFFQNIKDKFPDVDASGEVDAYIERLKYATGKQ; this comes from the coding sequence ATGTCAAAACATAAAGGAAAGCACAATTACGCAACTAAAGAAATTTTAGATTCTTTAAATACTTCTGCCTTAGATGGTGAAAAATTCTTACAAAAGTATGCAAAACCGATAGGTATTTTTTTTGCTATTGTAATTATCGCAGTCTTAGGATATGTTATTTATGATAATTATGTAGTAACTCCAAAAAATATTGAGGCCTCCGATTTACTGGTAGACGCTCAAAATTTATATGATGAAGGAAAAACAGATCAGGCATTAGGTGGAAAATCCAGCGGAGTTTCCGGCTTTATTGACATAGCTGAAGAATATGGATCTACAAAAGCAGGAAAATTTGCTCATTTATATGCCGGAATAGCCGAATTTAAAAAAGGAAACTATCAAAATGCATTGGACCATTTTAACCAATTTGATACTTCTGACAAAGATTTAAAAGCCGTTAAATATGGCGCTATTGCTGATACTTATGCCGAACTTAATAACACAGATGAAGCACTAAATTATATGACTAAAGCTGCTAATGAAAGTTCAAATGCAGCCACTGTTTATCAATTCAGTAAAAAAGCCGGTATATTGGCTATGTCTTTAAACCAAAACGAAAAAGCCTTAGAATTTTTTCAAAATATTAAAGATAAATTTCCGGATGTAGATGCTTCAGGAGAAGTAGACGCATATATCGAAAGACTTAAATACGCAACAGGAAAACAATAA